One Corythoichthys intestinalis isolate RoL2023-P3 chromosome 9, ASM3026506v1, whole genome shotgun sequence DNA window includes the following coding sequences:
- the LOC130921589 gene encoding transmembrane protein 74B-like has translation MSSSPDDADDAGPGFRNAGYQPDSAHKDSFGDDDDETSEVTERPVRRHDRRSSDRGLALAVVLLLSGVALVLVAYAIPREARVDRDAVSARQMERLELYYARLGSHLDRCIIAGLGLLTLGGMFLSVLLVASVCRGGVASSRRAPFLGPKRTYGSVGMRMKQLASGDEEPPAPLDE, from the exons ATGTCCTCGTCGCCGGACGACGCTGACGATGCCGGGCCTGGCTTCCGCAATGCCGGCTATCAGCCTGACTCCGCCCACAAG GACTCGTTTGGCGACGATGACGACGAGACTTCAGAGGTCACAGAGCGTCCCGTCCGTCGCCACGACCGGCGCTCATCCGACCGGGGTTTGGCGCTGGCCGTGGTCCTGCTGCTGAGCGGTGTAGCCTTGGTGCTGGTGGCCTATGCCATCCCGCGGGAGGCTCGTGTGGACCGGGATGCTGTCTCAGCCCGCCAGATGGAGCGTCTGGAGCTTTACTATGCCCGGCTGGGATCGCATTTGGACCGCTGCATCATCGCCGGGCTGGGCCTGCTCACCCTGGGCGGGATGTTCCTCTCAGTGCTCCTCGTGGCGTCCGTCTGCCGAGGCGGGGTTGCCTCATCCCGCCGCGCGCCCTTCCTTGGCCCCAAAAGGACATACGGGTCCGTTGGGATGAGGATGAAGCAGCTCGCCAGCGGCGATGAGGAACCACCGGCGCCGCTGGATGAGTGA